The DNA sequence GTtctttcataaatttccactcagcaacagcagatcgcctccgcaaccaatcagagagaaatgcatttcaacgcagtaaatattcaatttacaaaactttcaaaacttataTTCTTATACttataataaaacatttttgataatttaaagtgttaatcacacaattcttccaacaaactgttttcaacatttatttaccaatatttatgtatttaaaaaacaaatgtgaAGAAAAATGAATGGGTTAATTTCTGCAAGACAAATGTACACCGCAAAATGAACACACACAGCAGCTTTGAAACATACTTCTTTTTTGCCTTTCAATCCATGATGCATTGTTGAAATGTTATCAGTAGTAGGTCAAACAATTAGAAGTAACCccgctgaatcaacatcttgatTTGATTGAAAAACATTGATATAACTCTTCATCAATTTTAAATTGCTTTTGAAATGTAGAACACATTTGGAGTTGGCCCACCATTACCAACACCGAAACCAATAATACCACAGACTTGTGAAGAAGATGGCTCAAGgtttcatgtcaaaaagaggaTTATTGTTGGCAACGTATCCAAGTAAGAATTCCTCTCCACATGTGTACATGTTTGTTTTTACTATGTTGATTGTATaggtaaaatgaaagacaaagaatttatcgcgtctgacgtcacctgtcaatcaaactcgagcacggtttgtatCGTGATGacgacttgctgaacgcggatttataaccgggcgccttattgttaattttgcacctttcgacatgcaaaccatctcaaaagttaggtctttatcgtaggaaactttctttggtgaaggcaccatgtccacaatgcctagaaaagctgctttttgccttgtaaaagtaatgtaatttttcgccatttgctgctattccttttctccgatcagcaccagatagatcggtcttcctttctgcagctgattaacctgtgtaaaccaatcagggatcgtaattgacagtgacatcagacgcgataaattgtttttatctctgtctttaattatagaattataatttaattgTACTCAGTAGGGAGGCCACATAGCCAAAAGTGCTCTGTCCAACGATACAGAAATTTCAGGGGGCTGGCCCCCATACTGACTTGAATTCTTGCTTTTGGCACTTTCATCACCTGTGGGTCATCAGAAGTATGATGCATGTTTGTTTGTGGGTAGGGAAAACAATTATTTCTGTTTCATTTCTCCCACTAGAATACAAATTTATTATACGATAAGAATGTTTTATTTTACCTGTTTAATCTTTGTCACCTTCTCTGTGTCATTATCCATGAACAGATAGATTTCTTAAGTTATATGAAAGCATTATACTGTTATCCCATGTTCCCTTCTAATAAGGCTTCATAGGCAGTGATTTAGAGACTAATCCTCTCCTTTTGTCAATGGCTTTGGGAGATTGTTTTCAGTGGTGTATTGtagcaaggggggggggcacttaaatGGCGATGattaaaaaaatggggtcaacaatagaactgaacaaaaaaataaaattgccacTGTTGCAGTATTGTATGGTGTCAACATATTGGCTAGCTATgtttaaatgttgttttaaaaaaaaatttcgatCACCcctccccactttttagattcttgagcggtCTAGGCAAAATACAGATTGGGTCAACAATTAATCATTTCTGTTCGGGTGCTGCTTTTTTGTATCCTTGCCTtgtgcgccacaacccctagttacgccactgattgttTTGATTTTGTCAGATACATCAGCCCAGAGAATCGTGAAGACAGTGATCCATCAACCCACAAGTGGATGGTGTATGTGCGAGGTCCTCACAATGAGCCACGTATTGATCACTTTGTCAAGAAGATCTGGTTCTTTCTGCATCCCAGCTACAGACCCAATGATTTGGTGGAAGTCAAGTAAGTAGAAATATTGCCTCTTCTCTGGGACATGGATTATTGATGTGAAACCGGGAAATGCATATTATAGAAAATGTGTTAGATCATTAatcattttcttttcatttcatttcatttcattaagcACTCAAACATTTGTTGCCTATGTTAGATATAATTATAAGCTGCATTGAGCTGATAAATCTCCCAATTTGTGCTCATGTTACATTGAATACATGACCCCCATCTAGCTGAAGATCAGTTTGGGTAAAACCTTTTACACATTGGTACCGACAAGTGATATCATGTCATGTTGATTTTCCtgccaatttgaacagcaactttttcATGTAATTAATATGGTTTCTGTTTGatacacacaccccacatacAACCACATTTATAACCACAGGCAAACGAGAATGTGGAAAACACAATCATATTTTTACTATCCAACCATGGCCATAGTTAAGTTTTTACTATCCAAGTGCAGACTTGCCCTACCAGCAACTGATGTAATTAGCTGCAATGCTCTCTTATGGCATtttacatctagaaacaccatggAATCATGCATATACTGCTGTGCAGATATTTCTCATGTGTGTGACCTCATTTGCCTTTGTATTCACCTTTTGCAtggatctgccatcttgctaccaaaacgaggttctccctgcaaacgcatgcgcaaaagtGTTCTTTTTTCCTCACACTTTTCTGGCAACGTGCCAGAAGGCTTGTGCAAAGTGTATGTGGTAATTAAAGCGCACGTTTGATAGGCGTATGCACACACAGCACTCACTTCGagggtagaacctcattttgagatgaccgtgcaaagGTTAATACAAACACACATCTACACATGCAATGTATTTGATTGAACTTTGATTTGACAATTGATGTTTCTAGGGAGCCACCATTCCATTTGACTCGCAGAGGATGGGGAGAGTTTCCTATTAGAGTTCAGCTACATTTTGTGGATCCACGCAACAAGAAAGTGGACATTATCCATCACCTAAAGGTAAGAGAATATGAAGGGCACTGGTCCTTACCTATTACTgttgtattattttcttttatattcagAGTTAATATTTTTTCATTCTCGACTTAAAAATACTGTTTCTACAAttcacattgttttaaaattttgggAAAGGTCATCACAATTTGGTCATATTTGTGACATCAGATACACAAATGTTATCATGCCCATTTCAGAAATCTGtacttttatcaaaattttgaaGGAGTTTACAACAATTAAAGTGGCCTATGAAGCCTTTGTGTACTGTAATACACCTAATCATacaaacacaaaattggaatcaactgaaatgttgggaataagtTATTTGGTGGATATCTATTGGAAcgtatcataaaaagaggatgctagaatggcaaaatactcctttaatctaTGATTTGATTCCATTCTGTTACAGTTGGACAGAACATACACAGGTTTGCAAACACTGGGCGCTGAAACAGTGAGTATTTACATAATATGTAAGATGGGTGCAtgcgtgtgtgggggtggggtatttgtgtgtgagggtgtgtttatttgtttttgatttgataATGGAAAAGCAAATCTAGGCTCAAATTGGTTCATGCACAGTAGATGTCGGTCATGTGATTGCGCAATAGCAGAGAACCAAAAAGCAAATCTAGGCTCAAATTGGTTCATGCACAGTAGATGTCGGTCATGTGATTGCGCAATAGCAGAGAACCAAAAAGCAAATCTAGGCTCAAATTGGTTCATGCACAGTAGATGTCGGTCATGTGATTGCGCAATAGCAGAGAACCAAAAACGAACCAAAAACTTTTTCGAAAATGTTATGCAGATTGACCTAattttaattataggttaataatcgTGTATCACttattgggagtgaaattgtacaaaataatgcatgcgtactgagatgttgatacgtGTAATGCACAAGCCCCAAAGGGGGGAAAGCAttaagatgcatcaacatctcagtacaatttCTCgatcaacaagtgatacgcatttattaacctattttaaacacaagaaaaaaatgtgatttttgctgtttatagaacaaaattatcactaaaaatgttggaaaatagaaccaaatataaatgcgtCAACTTGCCCAAAAATGAGTCAATCCTATGAGACGCGAATGTCCATCGACTGCACATAGTACACGGAGTGCCatcatacacaatcaatgcactccgcatacttttctaaccgcttttctgattggctgctttgaatACCATATAGTCGTTGGAATATATCTTAGTCATAATAGATAAACTTTTCAAGTCTATCACTCTCTACATTTTTTTCATGGGATTTGAAAAAGaccaaaaatatgtgaaattttaaaagcttaaattgaaaaaagttatttttttttttttggttttggagtgtccctggacctagacctaaatgctaggatcattcatggttgacctaaaaaaaattgcatgatgttttgtgtttttaatatgaaaattgataatttgtactcatgtcatactctattaatgatttcaaaatgcattgaatttgaatgatcctagcatttaggtctaggtccagggacactccaaaaccaaaaaacaaataacttatttctggaatttttcgaaaaatggggggtgggactatactcggacgaatacggtagtaGATATATTGGTGCAAAGCTTAttttttgtctgaaactgcaaTATTTTGAGTAACTTGTCTCACATGAAATGGACTCATACTGTTGAATTAAAAAGCAATGATCATTACCTGATGCAAAATATACTGTAAAGGCTCATATTACTGTATATTGTTGGGTCTGTGGGTATAcaaagttgaatggtgaaaatattTGTCACCCGAAAATGGCCTTTCAGAAAAATTGGTCATAAATCTATATTTTGTGGCCTAATTGTGCAAGGTATTAGATTTTGAAACCAGGGTCAAATCTCGAACCCTGTATTATGTACACTTACACGGCCCtttgttattttgattttttaaactgAGTTGTAGACCAAATGTTTCTTTTACAAATCTGATCTTTGCAGATTGTAGATGTTGAGTTGGATCGATACCTGTTTGATGAAGCTGGGCAGCCTGTGTCACGCCCTTCAACTCCAACAATAACAAATGTCAAATACAAGGAAGGATGTAAACCAGAACCAACATCACCTGGTGCTAATGTTGTTATGCCAACAACACCTAGTCCGCTGCTACCAGACAACAGAGCAAAGACACCATCTACACCAATGGAGCAATCTCCTGCTGCAAGTCCTTCCTTGCAAGGCAGTCGTAAAGGAACACCAACACCCACTTCTGATGTCATGCTGCCACCCAGTAGTAAGGCCCAAGTTGTACAATCTGCAGTGGGAACCACTCTTGGTACAATGTCTATCAAAGAACAAGGTGGGGCTGTTAGTGGAGTTTTTGGAACTGGTGGTGTTGGAGCAACATGTAAAACACAGCTTAAGCCAACAGTGGGTGCGCAGCTTGCTGTTCAACAGCAGCAGGGAGGTAGATTTGTGCGTGTAATGCCTCCACTGGGACCTATAAGAAGCCAAGCAAAGATTGCATTGGCTTCACAGGGTATTACAACAACTATTGCCAAGACATCATCATCTGTTGTGACTCAACCATCTGATGCAGGTGTGCCTTCATCAAAGGTTGCCTTGCCAGACAGTGATAAGACACCAGTATCCACAGATAGTCCACCAAGTATATCTTCTCCACCTGCCACAGCAGTCAATGTGGCAGACGTAGCTGCCTCCACATCACCTGGCAAGACAGGGGCTCTCAACGTTAGGATTCAAGAAGGAAAGTTGGTTGCAGATGTGTCACCAACAGCTCAGCTCACAAGCAGTACACTGAAGTCTCCACAACCAATCATTGCTGGAGGAGTATCTAGTACAGCTGCAGCAGCAGCAGCTCCTCTGCCAACAGTGACTCAAATTATGAGTCCAGTGGGTCAAATGCAAACTGTGACAAAGGTTTCTCCACAACAAAGCTTATCTGCAGCCTTGCAACTGACAGGTGCTGTAAGCCCTGGCAAGATACCTGCTCCAGTCAGTGcaccaactcaacccaaacctggATCAGCAGGTGGTATCAAAGTTATTCCAACTCGTACTACCCCTTTAGGGTCACCAACTCAAGGCCCACCAACATCATTTCCTCTCATTCCAAATCCGCCACCAGGCACACAATACTATATCACTGCAAAATCTACTGACCCAAACTTGCAAGGCAAAGTTATTCTCATACCACAGCAAGTGTTTGCACAAGCATCTGGACAAAGTGTGCTGGTAGGAAGCAAAGGTGGAAGACCTGGACCTAGTCAAATTCAGGGCAAGGGTGGTGCAGCTTTAAAACCAACACCAGCCACCAAAAGTTCTTTTTTATCACCAAGCAATGTTCTAATTCTGCCACAAGGTTCAATagttcctcctcttcctcctggAAGCATTGTTCAAATCCAACAGGTGCCATCACCAAGCAGGTCTGTTCAACCACAACCTAAACCAAGACTTGCTGTACCGCAGAAATCTGTCAGTGCACCTGCTCTAGTTGGAGCTAGAAGTCAAGCACCAAGAGTTGCTGGAATACCATCAGGTGGTATCATACAAATACAAAGGACCACTGGGCCTTCTGCAGCAAAAGTACTCTCATCTCAGCTAGGAAGTACTTCATCACCTGCTGTACCTACTAGTGGTATATCCATCCTTCCTGAGAAAGGAACTCTGGCAAAGACACCATCTGGAGGTGTTGTATTCGTTCAACGAAGTCCATCAACAGGCAAACTGAATGCTCAGCCTGTAACAGGAATATCTGTGGCAGGTCAATCAGGGATACCACAAAAGGTAGCTTTAGCAGCTCAGCTTGGATCTAGCACATTGAAACCACCAAGTACTGTTAGTATCATTCAAGGAGGATCAGGAAAGTCAATACCAGCAGCAACCTGTCAAACTGTTGTATTACAGTCCCCTACAACAAGTTTACCCAAACTACAACAGGTAAAGACAATTCAACAAGCAGTATCCCGGGCCACTCAGCCAATTATTCTTGGACAGACATCACAAACTGCACCGCAAGCTATAATATCACCACAAGGCAAAGTGCAACTTGTCAGTGTTGTACCTGAAAAAGATGCAGAGAAACAGCCAGCCAGTCTGCCTGTAGAACTGCCAGGTCAGACACCGATGCCATTGTCACATGAAGTTACAATTACAACATCAGACAATCAAGGTTCACCTCCTGAAGGTATGCCACAGAGTAGCCAAGAAGTGAAAAGAGAACCAATGGAAGATGAACCAAGTGATATTCCCAAACCACCTGAGACTGTCAAACAAAAGGTAGGACAAGTTGGACTCCCATCAACATCAGAGCAAGGACCAGTAACTGGTAACCAGTCGCAACTTGCCTCTGTAAGTAGCATTATTCCAACGGAATCGGTGTCACATCCAACAACAGCAGTTGTAACAAGTCATGGACTAGTCCAAGTACAAACCCCTGGAGAACTTGTGTCACCAGTGGCTACCACACAGCCAAAGACATCACCATCTGGGCAAGTTGTTGCTGCGGCAGGATCATTGTCAGCTACACTACCACTGGCAGTGACTACATCACCACTTGAAAATATTCAGATCAAGCAAGAAGTGATATCACCTGTCAAAGCTACTAGTAGTAGCATGGCATCTTGTGTAACTGTTGCACCAAGAACCTTTGTAGTACCAAGTGCACCTACTACACTACTAGCACCCAGTGCATCAGCCACAATATTGACACCTACCATCACTGGTACATTGTTAAGACCTGTGGCACCTGGTACTTTTCCCGGGTCCATCATATCCACTAAGTTGTTTGGAACTAGCCCTTCAAGTACAATATTAAAACCTATTACTTCAAGTACAATTCTAGGGTCCAGTTTACCCAGCACCCTGATAGCACCTGCTACAATTGGACATCAAACAATCATATTAACATCAGCTTTACCGCCAGTTATTAGTGTTCAAAGTGATAAGGACAAAGGTCAAGAGCCTGAGGATCCTTTGTTGGTTGAGCTACGAAAGAGGAGCAGGGAGGGGCCAGTTAGTGTGTATGGATTAGAAACCATGGATGACTTAGTGAAGACAGTTGCAGAAAAGATACCATTGGTGCACAAAAATAGAGGTGAGTTAACATGttatatagtgtgtcttgtcttaAGTTCAGAGTaacaccattttggatttcgtgGCAGGTTTGCATCAGGGCATTTACGAGGTTGCGTCAAAAGCATACGGACAACTTACCCTTCTATGCATGTGTATACGGCCCATGTTacactcaacttgagacaagacggGAATAAacatggttggttggttggttgcttACCAGGCAGACAGACATGTTATACAAACAAAAAGATTGCTATCTTATCAATAGTGCCATGCTATTTCATTGAGTGTGCATAATGTGTCTGTCTGCCTGCCAGACACACATGAACTTTGTATACCATGTAATTCAATGGAAGCGTAtatacacattttcaaatgggtaCTAGGCATAAGTGAAATAAGCTTGAGAGTTCAAAtgaagacatgctgttatttattaataactttgatttgataataagaaatgatGACATTTCAGTAAGGATACATACAGCTTTTAGGCTGAACAGCACCCTCGCCTCCTAAATTAGCACTTAAACTAGCAGGAAAACAGGCAATTCTCGTAAAAACtgcataaatatatccagggATCCCAAAACcatgtaaataatcattagaatcTAACAGACAACAAAGAAAATGCCCATAAtggtcaaaatagtgaaaaaggGGTCACAACTAAATACTGACTGAGCTTTCAGGGCATtgatatataattgaagaccgaattaaaaagactagtttgcgtatgacgtcctgtcaaccagaccaaaaatgccatactgctcATGTCCCCAACCAATCACACCAtgcctttgccctgacatcagactTTTTAAATTAGCcttcaataattattatagaatgcACAACATTTCTATAGAATGAGAACAAAATTAAAGTAGCATCTATGGTGGAATTCAAATGGCTGGCTCTAACAAAAGGGAGTGTATGTCagagtcttagctagaaattgagggttgcccgtcatttgaataaaattgcctgtcctaatttgacctttaaaacatttaccagacgtcTAAAGCCTATTGGAGGTTCAAAGAGTgaaaatatgtgctgatatggccttgttctacaaattgggtttactaaaaaggtcaattagcttcttataatatagcatctgtcaaaggcattaattttgcccgtcccaggagcaaactggccgtctaaaatgacggccaggcgggtggctagctaagaccctggtgtaTGTTGTGGCTGACAAAAGGTACTTTTAACTGTAACAGGTCACAAACACGGAATGATTTAGCTTGATATTATTACATTTCATTCATTACCTTTCTGTGCAGTTCAAAATGAGCATCCATTCATGGCAACATCAGATGAGCACTATTATTCATGGAATATTGGTAAGAGACGAGCAGCAGAGTGGCAGAGGGCGCTTGCCATCAAACATGTCACCAGAGAAGCAGCTAAAAGGTCCAAGAAACTGAGAGATGCTGATGAATGGAGCACAAAGAAGATAATGTGGTGGTGCAGAAGGCACGGTTATACACCTCCTGATCTTGGTAAGCTTCAAATAGAAGTTGTGCATATGACATATACCGCAAATATagggcggactactcaaatgcattcaacaaaagcatgattgcaatctaccacgacagttcgtctcacacacataacaaatgcactacaatcaaataggttgatgacaacatttgattgaatgactgcactgcgccatgattacggtgaatgACACCGGTTCacatcctttgtttggagccaatcaataatttcacacacAACCTTTATACTTTAGTGTCCCCGCAACCAAGTTCAAGAGGGGATTATGAAATGAGCTCCATGTGTATGTGTGTCTTTAAAGTTGTTTTTCACTTTTCAATTACAGTAGTACTTCATTTttgtatcagttttgtaatatatcATCTGCACCATGAGGATAACAAATTATAATACAATTGGTTACAGGCTTTGTTAAATGAACCCCAGTTGTGTATGTTAGTACAGGACCTCCTGCTATCGTTAGATCCTTGATGCATTATAGTTTGCAACATATAGGTTTACTGATTagaattataacatttctttaacagGGAATAATGAGGCCAAACCAAGAGAGTGGTGTAACATCTGTGGTGAAATTGAATCGCCTCAAGAAGGAGAAGATATGACACCACATTGTTGTACAACAAAGTGGCTATCAACAGCAGGTAAGGAGGCAATAAGTTGCTATGGTTACAATCACGTTTATTTATAGTTAAAGACAAATTAGGCCATGTCCCATATAAGTCCATTttttagttcttctttcttcccttcttttttggtctttccttcttctttcctttgttctttttctttctttcttcctcccttCCTTTAAGTAAGTTATTTCATTCATTTCTTCTTTTAagtaagttattttgtattaccgTATTCAATCTCATAAGCACCCTCTATGGAATAGGGGACGTGACAACTATCTAAGCGCCCCTTTTCAATGTACCTGTGCAACTAAACTCCTTCAAATGTTTAAATCAAATTACAATTAGGATTTGACTTTAGATACCAAAAATGTTTATGTTTAGACTGTATTGTGTAAATCCCTAATGTTGACttttatttcattgttttaaGTATCCCCCAAAAGTGACTGACTTAAGCAGCTGGGGGAATTAAGTTGAGTTCTCTGTTTGGCGCATGTTTATTACTATATTTGTTGGGAATTTGAGCCTACATGTATTTGTTCAGTTGTAATAATTACCACTTTTTGCCCATGTTAGTAACGGTACAGGCTCAGACTCATAATTGGAAGGTtcaaggttgcgggttcaaaccccGGCAGTGTGCTATTGTGTTGTGCCTTTAATAGACAAGGCTCTTAACCTCTATTGtccctctccacccaggtgtaccaGAATACTGTAATATATTGTTGTGAAGGTAAAACAGACTTGTTGTGCGGGAGGTGTAGCGAACCCCCACAACAAGTTAATTCCAAAGGAGTTTGGTCCCAAAACCAAGTCAAAAGAGGTGGGCATTGCTCCCGCATGACTTTACCTTTTCACCTTTACCTTTGCAGGTCTTATACAAAACACTTCCTACACAACCTCACATGAATTTGTCAAGAAAGTGCAAGAAAAACAGCAAGACCTCGGCagggctgatgatgatgacagcgACATTGAAATAGATGTTATTAACATCAGTACGGAATCTAAACAGGTGCGGGGGAAGAAGGAAATCAAGGAGGAGAATAACAGGATCAAATGCTACCTGCCACCAAGCAATGGGGCAAGATTAGTCACTGATACTGCTCATCAGGTAGGTGCCACAATTGAAATGTAGGCTGCTTGCGTATTTAAACTCTGCACCTCTAATAAAGCCCCTCCCCCGATTTTCcaataaaaatttgacaaaaatgcaaatgcACTTTTGTTTATAGGGCGTTATCAAACTTTCGATTTGTTCCCCAAGATGTTTGTTCATAGAAGTGTAGGCATAACTACAGAATACCCACCTCACCTCCCAACACAGCGTTAGGCTTaggcttaggattagggttagggttaggcaccctgagcggggtattctgtagttactccgaAGTGTATAATATGTGCTGTGGTGTTGTTTGGTCAATATTGGGGATGGTCACTGCTGGGGTGATTTGAGTGGAAGGTAATAAGGGTGTGGGATTGCTAGATTATGCGGAGGAGTGTTCTAAAGCTTAATAAAGCCCTTTGTtatgtttcttctttctttagatTGGTGTTCAGTTCAAGCCTGTGGAAATAGCTGAGGACACATACTCAAATGTTGCTCAAGAAATGATCTTTACAGTAAGTTGATGTCTTCCTTATTAGTGTTGTAGAGTTAACATTTCCAGTGCTCTGTGGTGTTCAATCAATGCCCTTTAGTGGTGGGTGTCAAAGGTGGATTACCAGGGTTGTCACTATACCGGTTGACAGTAACCGCCACTAGCAGTTGCCAAGCGGCACTCAATCAAAATAAACTTCTTCAGACtggcacaaaattgagcaaatAGTGTATGATTATGTACAGAATTTAGTAAATATCACAAATCTTGGCCAAAATCTACAATTTTAAACGTCAACATGCATATCAAACTAAAAATTACAGTGACATACACCGCTGCCATAACATTCACTTTATTGTTCATGGCACACTATTGTTGTAGTTAACACATGTTTTGTCAAT is a window from the Amphiura filiformis chromosome 12, Afil_fr2py, whole genome shotgun sequence genome containing:
- the LOC140165741 gene encoding YEATS domain-containing protein 2-like, coding for MATKRSADEMSKANDQDPDYEMVAPVTSSKRVRLLEKDAKDATVKRIEMIIRKQFDIEMRHKEKEVILIDERIHQARAVLDKLRACIVASYYGNVSSYPAISRGEHSKRGKIDVNHPAIQRVIKQTQPPPSSSPSITSNNEGDMTSGIADAADLAALIDESNGDMIMDDGNRPQTPHTPMLNGDIAELLSGCSTPDSEKLSLTDSQDLALSMPGTKGPRNTGQNTFGVGPPLPTPKPIIPQTCEEDGSRFHVKKRIIVGNVSKYISPENREDSDPSTHKWMVYVRGPHNEPRIDHFVKKIWFFLHPSYRPNDLVEVKEPPFHLTRRGWGEFPIRVQLHFVDPRNKKVDIIHHLKLDRTYTGLQTLGAETIVDVELDRYLFDEAGQPVSRPSTPTITNVKYKEGCKPEPTSPGANVVMPTTPSPLLPDNRAKTPSTPMEQSPAASPSLQGSRKGTPTPTSDVMLPPSSKAQVVQSAVGTTLGTMSIKEQGGAVSGVFGTGGVGATCKTQLKPTVGAQLAVQQQQGGRFVRVMPPLGPIRSQAKIALASQGITTTIAKTSSSVVTQPSDAGVPSSKVALPDSDKTPVSTDSPPSISSPPATAVNVADVAASTSPGKTGALNVRIQEGKLVADVSPTAQLTSSTLKSPQPIIAGGVSSTAAAAAAPLPTVTQIMSPVGQMQTVTKVSPQQSLSAALQLTGAVSPGKIPAPVSAPTQPKPGSAGGIKVIPTRTTPLGSPTQGPPTSFPLIPNPPPGTQYYITAKSTDPNLQGKVILIPQQVFAQASGQSVLVGSKGGRPGPSQIQGKGGAALKPTPATKSSFLSPSNVLILPQGSIVPPLPPGSIVQIQQVPSPSRSVQPQPKPRLAVPQKSVSAPALVGARSQAPRVAGIPSGGIIQIQRTTGPSAAKVLSSQLGSTSSPAVPTSGISILPEKGTLAKTPSGGVVFVQRSPSTGKLNAQPVTGISVAGQSGIPQKVALAAQLGSSTLKPPSTVSIIQGGSGKSIPAATCQTVVLQSPTTSLPKLQQVKTIQQAVSRATQPIILGQTSQTAPQAIISPQGKVQLVSVVPEKDAEKQPASLPVELPGQTPMPLSHEVTITTSDNQGSPPEGMPQSSQEVKREPMEDEPSDIPKPPETVKQKVGQVGLPSTSEQGPVTGNQSQLASVSSIIPTESVSHPTTAVVTSHGLVQVQTPGELVSPVATTQPKTSPSGQVVAAAGSLSATLPLAVTTSPLENIQIKQEVISPVKATSSSMASCVTVAPRTFVVPSAPTTLLAPSASATILTPTITGTLLRPVAPGTFPGSIISTKLFGTSPSSTILKPITSSTILGSSLPSTLIAPATIGHQTIILTSALPPVISVQSDKDKGQEPEDPLLVELRKRSREGPVSVYGLETMDDLVKTVAEKIPLVHKNRVQNEHPFMATSDEHYYSWNIGKRRAAEWQRALAIKHVTREAAKRSKKLRDADEWSTKKIMWWCRRHGYTPPDLGNNEAKPREWCNICGEIESPQEGEDMTPHCCTTKWLSTAGLIQNTSYTTSHEFVKKVQEKQQDLGRADDDDSDIEIDVINISTESKQVRGKKEIKEENNRIKCYLPPSNGARLVTDTAHQIGVQFKPVEIAEDTYSNVAQEMIFTATKHFLSDLMRGSFANAYGDRKDHRFPTEIVPTHVFKAINRSKSFDFLTNKYLGIPMPECEDKDEQT